A region from the Isachenkonia alkalipeptolytica genome encodes:
- a CDS encoding CoA transferase subunit B, giving the protein MEARERIVKRVAKELKDGDIVNLGIGMPTKVANYIEEDVEVILQSENGYIGMGGAPEPGKEDPDLVNAGGMHVTVKKGAAFFDSATSFAIIRGGHVDATVLGALQVDQEGNLANWMIPGKMVPGMGGAMDLVVGAKRVIVAMEHTSKGSPKILKQCNLPLTAEKEVDLIVTEMGVFEVAKKGLVLKERAKEVTVEEIKEATEADFTVATPLEIMNP; this is encoded by the coding sequence ATGGAAGCGAGAGAACGAATTGTTAAACGGGTAGCAAAAGAGTTAAAAGACGGGGATATCGTCAACCTTGGCATCGGTATGCCCACCAAGGTGGCTAATTATATTGAAGAGGATGTGGAAGTGATTCTTCAATCGGAAAACGGATACATCGGTATGGGGGGCGCTCCGGAACCGGGGAAGGAAGATCCGGACCTGGTCAATGCGGGAGGCATGCATGTCACTGTGAAAAAAGGCGCCGCATTTTTCGACAGCGCCACTTCCTTTGCCATTATTCGGGGAGGCCATGTGGATGCTACGGTACTAGGAGCTCTTCAAGTGGATCAGGAAGGAAATCTGGCTAATTGGATGATTCCCGGGAAGATGGTTCCCGGTATGGGAGGAGCCATGGACCTGGTAGTGGGAGCCAAAAGAGTGATAGTTGCCATGGAACATACCAGCAAGGGCAGTCCCAAAATCCTGAAGCAATGCAACTTGCCCTTAACCGCGGAAAAGGAAGTGGACCTGATAGTAACGGAAATGGGTGTGTTTGAAGTTGCGAAGAAAGGGCTGGTCCTAAAGGAGCGGGCCAAGGAAGTCACTGTGGAAGAAATAAAAGAAGCAACCGAAGCGGACTTTACGGTAGCGACTCCCTTGGAGATTATGAATCCTTAG
- the atoD gene encoding acetate CoA-transferase subunit alpha codes for MEKVIDIKEAISYMEDGMTIMIGGFLGNGSPDRLIEGLLEKGVKDLTLICNDTGFPDRGIGKLVVNKQVKKVITSHIGTNKESGKQMHSNEMDVRLVPQGTLAEQIRSAGAGLGGFLTPTGVGTVVEEGKEVVEVDGKDYLLEMPIKADLALIRGSIVDGKGNIWYRNSTRNFNPIMAMAADRVIVEAEQVVNVGEIDPNNVATPHIFVDHIVRGTV; via the coding sequence GTGGAAAAAGTCATAGACATCAAAGAAGCGATTTCCTATATGGAAGACGGCATGACCATTATGATCGGAGGGTTTTTAGGCAATGGATCCCCGGACCGATTAATTGAAGGTCTCCTGGAAAAAGGGGTTAAGGACTTGACCTTGATCTGTAACGATACCGGTTTTCCTGATCGGGGGATCGGAAAGCTTGTGGTGAACAAACAGGTAAAAAAAGTGATAACCTCCCATATCGGCACCAACAAGGAGTCGGGAAAACAGATGCACAGCAACGAGATGGATGTTCGCCTGGTTCCCCAGGGAACCCTGGCGGAACAGATCCGATCCGCCGGAGCAGGCCTGGGGGGCTTCTTAACCCCTACAGGGGTCGGCACCGTGGTGGAAGAGGGAAAAGAAGTGGTGGAAGTTGACGGAAAGGACTATTTATTGGAGATGCCCATAAAGGCGGATCTGGCCCTTATTCGAGGCAGTATCGTGGATGGAAAAGGGAATATCTGGTATAGGAACTCCACTAGGAATTTTAACCCCATCATGGCGATGGCGGCGGACCGGGTGATCGTGGAAGCGGAACAGGTGGTCAATGTCGGGGAGATCGATCCCAACAATGTGGCAACACCCCATATTTTTGTCGATCATATTGTAAGGGGGACGGTATAA
- a CDS encoding dipeptidase, which yields MKVIDFHCDTMLRIMDSGEGAELKANDFQVDIGKLKQGKVLAQFFALFFDLKVVSRKKKSPFDHTMEMLQRFEEELKKNPGDIALAKGSKDLLKNEGKGKISAFLTIEEGEAIEGSLDKLSAFHQRGVRLITLTWNHENQIGFPNIHYQNRDRGLKPFGKEVIEAMNHLGMLIDVSHLSDGGFWDVAEGSKQPFIASHSNARTVKTHPRNLSDEMLRALGNGGGVTGLNFAHYFLSDDPISKIEAMLKHMRHIINVAGIEALVLGSDFDGISSTLEIQDMGEIQGLIAAMEKEGFSSKEIEYITHKNGRRMIHEVLG from the coding sequence ATGAAGGTAATTGATTTTCACTGTGATACCATGCTCAGAATTATGGACAGTGGAGAGGGGGCAGAACTGAAAGCCAACGATTTTCAGGTGGATATCGGGAAGCTGAAACAAGGAAAGGTCCTGGCCCAGTTCTTCGCCCTGTTCTTTGATCTGAAGGTTGTGAGCAGAAAAAAGAAAAGCCCCTTTGACCATACCATGGAAATGCTTCAGCGCTTTGAGGAGGAACTGAAGAAAAATCCCGGGGATATCGCCTTGGCTAAAGGATCGAAGGATCTTTTAAAAAATGAAGGGAAAGGAAAGATCTCCGCCTTTTTGACCATCGAAGAAGGGGAAGCCATCGAGGGCAGTTTGGACAAATTATCCGCTTTTCACCAACGGGGGGTTCGATTGATCACCCTTACCTGGAATCATGAAAATCAAATCGGCTTTCCCAATATTCACTACCAAAACCGGGATCGGGGACTAAAGCCCTTCGGCAAAGAAGTCATTGAGGCCATGAATCACTTAGGGATGCTGATTGATGTTTCCCATCTCTCCGACGGAGGTTTTTGGGATGTGGCGGAGGGATCGAAACAGCCTTTTATCGCTTCCCACTCCAATGCCAGGACGGTGAAAACACATCCCAGGAATCTATCCGATGAAATGCTAAGAGCCTTAGGCAACGGCGGAGGGGTTACGGGTCTGAACTTCGCCCATTATTTTTTAAGTGATGATCCCATAAGCAAAATCGAAGCCATGCTTAAGCATATGCGACACATCATTAACGTAGCGGGAATCGAGGCTCTGGTTCTTGGCAGCGACTTTGACGGGATCAGCAGTACACTGGAAATCCAAGATATGGGAGAAATTCAAGGGTTGATTGCAGCCATGGAAAAGGAAGGGTTTTCATCGAAGGAAATCGAGTATATCACCCATAAAAACGGACGTCGGATGATTCACGAAGTTTTGGGGTAA
- a CDS encoding threonine ammonia-lyase — protein MKETGIPLDQLEKARERLKNRGKITPLLRGETLDHRVGAQVYVKPENLQVTGSFKIRGATNKMLTLGKEALEKGVIAASSGNHALGVSYAAKMLNTKAVIVMPTNAPKIKREKAKALGAEVILHGTTSRERYDKVEELIRAHGYTLIHSYADEDLMAGQGTVGLEILEALPEVDRVVVPLGGGGLLSGVVSAIKGTNPNIQVVGVETEAVPRYTVSLENRRPTTVEIQDTFADGLRVVEPGKRNFEIIQALVDQVITVGESDLRQATKALYMETKLVVEPSAAVGIAAALGGKLQLKKKEKVCFLLSGGNVDEETMIEILKGGSYEGN, from the coding sequence ATGAAAGAGACAGGAATACCCCTGGATCAATTGGAAAAAGCCCGGGAGCGCTTGAAAAACCGGGGGAAAATCACCCCCCTTCTCCGGGGCGAAACCCTGGATCATCGGGTGGGGGCCCAAGTTTATGTAAAACCGGAAAATCTCCAGGTAACCGGATCCTTTAAAATCCGGGGAGCCACCAACAAAATGCTGACCCTGGGGAAAGAGGCCCTGGAAAAAGGGGTGATCGCCGCCTCCTCGGGGAATCACGCCCTGGGGGTCAGCTACGCGGCAAAAATGCTGAACACCAAAGCGGTAATCGTGATGCCCACCAATGCTCCGAAAATCAAACGGGAAAAGGCGAAAGCCCTGGGGGCCGAGGTAATCCTTCACGGGACCACCTCCAGGGAGCGTTACGATAAGGTGGAGGAACTGATCCGGGCCCATGGATATACTCTGATCCACTCCTATGCCGACGAAGATTTAATGGCGGGCCAGGGAACCGTGGGATTGGAAATCCTGGAAGCCCTCCCCGAGGTAGACCGGGTGGTGGTACCCTTAGGGGGCGGCGGCTTGCTCTCCGGTGTGGTTAGCGCCATTAAAGGGACCAATCCCAACATCCAGGTGGTGGGGGTGGAAACCGAAGCGGTGCCCCGTTATACTGTAAGCCTGGAAAATCGACGGCCGACCACGGTGGAAATTCAGGACACCTTTGCCGACGGTCTCCGGGTGGTGGAGCCGGGAAAACGGAATTTTGAAATCATTCAAGCCCTGGTGGACCAGGTGATCACCGTGGGGGAATCCGACCTCCGTCAAGCCACAAAAGCCCTCTATATGGAAACGAAGCTTGTGGTGGAGCCTTCCGCAGCGGTGGGGATTGCCGCGGCCCTGGGAGGAAAATTGCAACTGAAAAAAAAGGAGAAGGTCTGTTTTCTTCTCAGCGGGGGCAATGTGGATGAAGAGACCATGATCGAAATATTGAAAGGGGGATCCTATGAAGGTAATTGA
- the addA gene encoding helicase-exonuclease AddAB subunit AddA has translation MPKWTREQKQAIESRGENLLLSAAAGSGKTAVLVERIIQMITEDELDIDRLLIVTFTKAAAGEMRERIGNAVVKALEEKTGNPNHLRRQMTLLNRAKITTLHSFCIDVIQKNFHLIHLDPSFRIGDQTENSLLSNEALGEVFEEHYEKQHPIFHQLVESFGGSKEDDPLKDMVLKAYRFTQSQPEPMEWLEKQMEHFHLDKEADLENHPWTLELKKGIERRLKGAKDLFQRALEVAESPGGPEAYIAALEEDLRMTEELEAQLDKSLNGFYQVLKELKHPRLKKVNKEVCDPALKEEGKALRDDGKDMIGKIKKDQLQQSPSRYFKDLQRIAPLMDYFYGLVRAYDQRYGEKKREQGLMDFNDLEHFALEILKDPKAQQMYREQFEYIFIDEYQDSNIVQETLIQRICREDNLFMVGDVKQSIYRFRLGDPTLFLEKYETFDKKQEGEDRSLLNRRIDLSKNFRSRSSVIDGVNFLFRHLMSKDLGEIHYDESAYLYRGREHHPIEDSDLELHLIEKKEEDLEGVEEELQELKALEFEARVVVKRIKELTGDMEIYDEKLQALRRVTYRDMVILLRSTKNSTDIFQEELAREGIPAYADSHSGYFEALEVQMFLDLLRVVDNKAQDIPLISVMRSPMGGFTTEELIKIRLENKQGSYYEALKNAGIHRQDALGKKAGSFLENLKKWKEDARLYKIDEFIWKLLRETGYYYFLGAMPGGKQRQANLRILLDRASEFQQTSIKGLFQFIEFMEKIKQGSDDFGAAKILGEKENVVRLMSIHKSKGLEFPVVFLAGLGKQFNKMDIRSPMLMHKDLGLGPKFVDLQTRTYRDTLGKVAMKEVIEGENLSEEMRILYVAMTRAEDKLVLSASVPGIEKQLEKWEQSQGSYALRSAKSPMDWIGPLLMKHQGVSTLREAGGFEPSREELIKDESPWRIDLVDRKGFSQNLVEIRDKEEQDRQRFKELENRKEEAFSPYRETIHQRLDWVYPYKGSESIPSKLTVTDLKAFDRESMERVKYKVPSLKEGPRFLEEQRAFEGKELGTILHFFMQHLDFHQAEDLSALEKQREEMVRRDLLREEEAEALELEKVQRFLQSPLGRRMKKAKKIHREEPFNIWKKAGDLSKELAGCEDKVLIQGMIDCYFEEAGQWVLVDYKSDYLWEGNRREKIETYRPQLRLYREALESITGTGVKETIIHFFYTGESIEI, from the coding sequence ATGCCTAAATGGACAAGGGAACAAAAACAAGCCATTGAATCCCGAGGGGAAAATTTGCTGCTGTCGGCGGCGGCGGGTTCAGGAAAAACCGCGGTACTGGTGGAACGAATTATTCAGATGATTACCGAAGATGAGTTGGACATCGACCGGCTGCTGATCGTAACCTTTACCAAGGCGGCGGCGGGGGAGATGCGGGAGCGAATCGGAAATGCGGTGGTGAAGGCCTTAGAGGAAAAAACCGGAAATCCCAATCATCTTCGACGACAGATGACCCTTCTCAACCGGGCGAAGATCACCACCCTTCACTCTTTTTGTATTGATGTGATTCAAAAAAACTTTCATTTAATTCATTTGGATCCTTCCTTTCGCATAGGAGACCAGACGGAAAACAGTCTACTAAGCAACGAGGCTTTAGGGGAGGTCTTCGAGGAACATTACGAAAAGCAACATCCCATTTTCCATCAGCTGGTGGAAAGCTTCGGAGGCAGTAAGGAGGACGACCCTCTAAAAGATATGGTGCTGAAAGCCTACCGCTTCACCCAAAGTCAGCCGGAGCCCATGGAGTGGCTGGAAAAACAAATGGAACACTTTCACCTGGACAAAGAGGCGGACCTGGAAAACCATCCCTGGACCCTGGAGCTGAAAAAAGGGATTGAACGGAGACTGAAGGGGGCTAAGGATCTGTTTCAACGGGCCCTGGAGGTCGCTGAAAGTCCGGGCGGGCCGGAAGCCTACATTGCCGCCCTGGAGGAAGATTTGAGGATGACGGAGGAGCTGGAAGCCCAGTTGGATAAAAGCTTAAACGGATTTTATCAGGTCTTAAAGGAATTGAAGCATCCCCGGCTGAAGAAGGTGAATAAAGAGGTCTGTGATCCCGCTTTAAAAGAGGAGGGGAAAGCCCTTCGGGACGACGGAAAAGATATGATCGGGAAAATTAAAAAGGACCAGCTACAGCAGAGTCCTTCCCGGTATTTTAAAGATTTACAGCGAATTGCGCCGCTGATGGATTATTTCTACGGTCTGGTGCGGGCCTATGATCAGCGCTACGGAGAGAAAAAACGGGAACAGGGACTGATGGACTTTAATGATCTGGAGCATTTCGCCCTGGAAATATTAAAGGATCCCAAGGCCCAACAGATGTACCGGGAACAGTTCGAGTATATTTTCATCGATGAGTATCAGGACAGCAATATCGTACAGGAAACTTTGATTCAGCGAATTTGCCGGGAGGACAATCTTTTTATGGTGGGGGATGTGAAGCAGAGTATTTATCGTTTCCGCCTGGGGGATCCCACCCTGTTTCTGGAAAAGTATGAAACCTTCGATAAAAAGCAGGAGGGGGAAGACCGGTCCCTGCTGAACCGACGAATCGATTTATCGAAAAACTTCCGTAGTCGAAGCTCCGTCATCGACGGGGTGAATTTTCTCTTTCGCCATTTGATGTCGAAGGATCTGGGGGAAATTCACTACGATGAGAGTGCGTATTTATACCGGGGAAGGGAGCATCACCCCATTGAAGACTCGGACCTGGAACTGCACCTGATTGAAAAAAAGGAAGAGGATCTTGAAGGGGTGGAAGAGGAGCTGCAAGAGCTGAAGGCCCTGGAGTTTGAAGCAAGGGTTGTGGTCAAACGGATCAAGGAACTGACCGGGGATATGGAAATTTACGATGAAAAGTTACAAGCCCTCCGGCGGGTTACTTACCGGGACATGGTGATTCTCCTGCGTTCCACGAAGAATTCCACGGATATTTTTCAGGAGGAACTGGCCCGGGAGGGGATCCCCGCCTATGCGGATTCCCACAGCGGATACTTTGAAGCCCTGGAAGTGCAAATGTTTCTGGATCTCCTACGGGTGGTGGACAACAAAGCTCAGGATATCCCCTTGATCAGTGTGATGCGCTCCCCCATGGGAGGGTTTACCACGGAGGAGCTGATCAAAATCCGTTTGGAAAACAAACAGGGATCCTATTACGAAGCCTTGAAAAACGCCGGGATCCACCGGCAGGATGCACTGGGAAAAAAAGCGGGAAGCTTCCTGGAAAACCTGAAAAAGTGGAAGGAAGATGCCCGGCTGTATAAAATCGATGAGTTCATCTGGAAGCTCCTGCGGGAGACCGGGTATTACTACTTTCTCGGGGCCATGCCCGGAGGAAAACAGCGCCAGGCCAATCTTCGAATCCTGCTGGACCGGGCCTCGGAGTTTCAGCAAACCTCGATTAAAGGACTGTTTCAATTTATCGAATTTATGGAGAAAATCAAACAGGGCAGCGATGATTTCGGAGCGGCAAAAATCCTGGGGGAAAAGGAAAATGTGGTTCGGCTGATGAGTATCCACAAGAGCAAAGGCCTGGAGTTTCCGGTGGTGTTTTTAGCCGGCCTGGGAAAGCAGTTTAACAAAATGGATATTCGAAGCCCTATGCTGATGCATAAGGATTTAGGCCTGGGACCGAAGTTTGTAGACTTACAAACCCGAACCTATCGGGATACTTTGGGAAAGGTGGCCATGAAGGAAGTGATCGAAGGGGAGAACCTTTCGGAAGAGATGCGCATTCTATATGTGGCCATGACAAGAGCCGAGGACAAGCTGGTGCTCTCCGCTTCGGTTCCGGGGATTGAAAAACAGCTGGAAAAATGGGAGCAGTCCCAGGGCAGTTATGCCCTCCGGTCGGCTAAAAGTCCCATGGACTGGATCGGTCCCCTGCTGATGAAGCATCAAGGGGTTTCCACCCTGAGGGAGGCCGGGGGCTTTGAACCTTCCCGGGAGGAGCTGATCAAGGACGAAAGCCCCTGGCGTATCGATTTAGTAGACCGAAAAGGGTTCTCCCAGAACCTTGTTGAAATCCGGGATAAAGAGGAGCAGGACCGACAGCGGTTTAAGGAACTGGAAAACCGGAAGGAAGAGGCCTTCAGTCCTTACCGAGAAACCATTCATCAAAGACTGGACTGGGTATACCCTTATAAAGGCAGTGAGAGCATTCCTTCCAAACTCACGGTGACGGATTTGAAAGCCTTTGACCGGGAATCCATGGAAAGGGTAAAGTACAAGGTGCCCAGCCTAAAGGAAGGCCCCCGTTTTCTGGAAGAGCAAAGGGCCTTTGAGGGAAAAGAGTTGGGAACCATCCTGCACTTTTTTATGCAGCATTTGGATTTTCATCAGGCGGAAGATCTATCCGCCCTGGAGAAGCAAAGAGAGGAAATGGTTCGCCGTGACCTGCTTCGGGAAGAGGAGGCCGAGGCCCTGGAGCTTGAAAAAGTCCAGCGCTTTCTCCAAAGCCCTCTGGGGCGACGGATGAAAAAGGCGAAAAAAATTCACCGGGAGGAACCCTTTAATATTTGGAAAAAGGCCGGGGATTTGTCTAAGGAGCTGGCAGGCTGTGAGGATAAGGTGCTGATCCAAGGGATGATCGACTGTTATTTTGAAGAGGCAGGCCAGTGGGTGCTGGTGGATTATAAGAGTGATTATCTCTGGGAAGGCAATCGCAGGGAAAAAATCGAAACCTACAGGCCCCAGCTAAGGCTTTACCGGGAAGCCTTGGAGTCCATTACCGGTACCGGAGTCAAAGAAACCATTATTCACTTTTTCTATACCGGAGAATCCATCGAAATCTAA
- the addB gene encoding helicase-exonuclease AddAB subunit AddB encodes MPLRYLMGRAHSNLQETLFQEISRRERENPEGRFFLIVPEQFTLQTERALIESQELRGILNVEVLSFTRLGYRVFNEVGGITSVVIDELGKNMMIKKILQEHREKLLMYEKISDQLGFAKKMGEMITELKRHRITPVELNQTIRELEEEGREDSPINYKLWDISMIYEKLNQTFEDRYLDSEDRMDQMIDYLPRASFMKGTEVWIHGFYQYTPQMESLIETLEKEADNITLTFVMEQNPREEERELFSVPEKALLKFRAIAKASGIQERFVYPKKEEAPEIPRALQHIEREFYAYPYEKFTEAPEGIELFAGANPYGEVEEMARRIMTLVREKNYRFRDIAIVSGDIQGYTMLIRRAFEEYGIPFFLDEKRSSMDRPVMEWILSALKTVESNYRYDQVFRFLKTGFHDLTLEEVESLENYALAYGVRGKSWKEDFRYGKEETLEELNHIRKRFIDPFLSLEKPLKGKKTVEEKTKSLFRFMDKQGLKEKLNHWLQQLKQQGHFESHSENTQVWNQTMEIFDQLVEILGEQKLSLKEYIKVLESGFEAGEVGVIPSTIDQVLVGNLERSRAQDIKAMFLIGGNDGVIPYTEEKEELFLDHERVLLKKKGLEMEEDGETKLFEQNYGIYLALTKPRNYLWFSYAVSDNEGRALRPSILVERFLSLFPKLEIRDERFDLEGDIEKVSTASGTFNELTDKMREYVEGKDIAPLWWDVYSFYLGKEDWQQRREAMIQGLFYQNQKESIDPALARELYETPVRASASRFEKFHNCPFAHFVSYGLRPRERKKYEVQTVDMGDLFHQSIDSFAKRSEEQKLDWKTMDPRQGEALVEAVIDELAPSFGNGVLTSSYRYQYLTRRLKRISKKTVKTLIEQVQQGDFEPYKHEFAFGEGMVDKLPFVIELSGGEKIYLEGRIDRLDRLVEDGESFIKVMDYKSGYAEFDLNALYHGLKIQLLLYLDAALSYESLGEGKPLRPAGVFYFKIEDPMVKDPGAEDPSEAEREAYEKAVEKEINKQLKMKGLALKDVEVLKKMDKNLEAGSEVLPVGIKKDGDFKKASSVASEEEFQGMIQYVRSLLRESGEDILRGKTRVSPCKVGDRTPCDYCEYGGICQFDLQLKDNQFRHLKDRKPEEVLGEIMKKTGIPSEDQSTDPGEKSRKIKGKEGKHHA; translated from the coding sequence ATGCCACTGCGCTATTTAATGGGAAGAGCCCATAGTAATCTTCAAGAAACTCTGTTTCAAGAAATCAGCCGCCGGGAACGGGAAAATCCCGAAGGCCGTTTTTTTTTAATCGTCCCGGAGCAGTTCACTCTGCAAACCGAGAGAGCCTTAATTGAATCCCAGGAACTCCGGGGAATACTAAACGTGGAAGTATTAAGTTTTACCCGTTTGGGATACCGGGTGTTTAACGAAGTGGGGGGCATCACCTCCGTGGTCATTGACGAGCTGGGAAAAAATATGATGATCAAAAAAATCCTTCAGGAGCATCGAGAGAAGCTGTTGATGTATGAGAAGATTTCTGACCAATTGGGCTTTGCAAAGAAAATGGGGGAGATGATCACGGAGCTGAAAAGACACCGGATCACCCCGGTGGAGCTGAATCAAACCATCCGGGAACTGGAGGAGGAGGGTCGGGAAGACAGCCCGATTAACTATAAACTCTGGGACATCAGCATGATTTATGAAAAGTTGAATCAGACCTTTGAAGACCGGTACTTAGACAGTGAAGACCGAATGGATCAGATGATTGATTATCTTCCCCGGGCATCCTTTATGAAAGGCACCGAGGTTTGGATCCACGGATTTTATCAGTATACCCCTCAAATGGAGTCGTTGATTGAAACCCTGGAAAAAGAGGCGGATAATATCACCCTTACCTTTGTGATGGAACAAAACCCCAGGGAGGAGGAACGGGAACTTTTCTCGGTACCGGAAAAGGCCCTGCTGAAGTTTAGGGCCATAGCCAAAGCCTCAGGGATCCAAGAGCGCTTTGTGTATCCGAAAAAAGAGGAGGCCCCGGAAATCCCCCGGGCCCTGCAGCATATCGAAAGGGAGTTTTACGCCTATCCCTATGAAAAATTCACCGAAGCACCGGAAGGTATTGAACTTTTTGCCGGGGCCAATCCCTACGGGGAAGTAGAGGAAATGGCGAGACGAATTATGACTTTGGTGCGGGAAAAGAACTATCGCTTTCGGGATATCGCCATTGTATCCGGAGATATTCAAGGGTATACCATGCTGATTCGAAGAGCCTTTGAAGAATACGGCATTCCTTTTTTTCTGGATGAAAAACGAAGCTCCATGGACCGTCCCGTGATGGAATGGATCCTTTCCGCATTGAAAACCGTGGAATCCAACTACCGATATGACCAGGTGTTTCGGTTCTTAAAAACCGGATTTCATGATTTAACCCTGGAGGAGGTGGAAAGCCTGGAGAACTACGCTCTGGCCTATGGGGTTCGGGGGAAGTCCTGGAAAGAGGACTTCCGGTACGGAAAAGAAGAAACCCTGGAAGAGCTGAACCACATTCGAAAACGTTTTATCGACCCCTTTCTTTCCCTGGAAAAACCCTTAAAAGGGAAAAAAACCGTAGAGGAAAAGACCAAATCCCTCTTCCGGTTTATGGATAAACAGGGGCTCAAGGAAAAACTGAATCACTGGCTACAGCAGCTGAAACAACAGGGCCACTTCGAGAGTCACAGTGAAAATACCCAGGTTTGGAACCAAACCATGGAGATTTTCGATCAACTGGTGGAGATTTTGGGGGAGCAGAAACTGTCTCTAAAAGAGTACATCAAGGTACTGGAATCCGGGTTTGAAGCCGGGGAAGTGGGGGTAATCCCCTCCACCATTGATCAGGTGTTGGTAGGGAACCTGGAACGTTCCCGAGCCCAGGACATCAAGGCCATGTTTTTAATCGGCGGAAACGACGGGGTAATTCCCTATACGGAGGAAAAGGAAGAGTTGTTTTTGGACCATGAGCGGGTCCTGTTAAAGAAAAAAGGGCTGGAAATGGAAGAGGACGGGGAGACCAAGCTCTTTGAGCAAAACTACGGGATTTATTTGGCCTTAACGAAACCCCGAAATTATCTCTGGTTCAGTTACGCGGTTTCCGATAATGAAGGTCGTGCTCTTCGTCCTTCGATTTTAGTGGAGCGGTTTTTAAGCCTGTTTCCAAAGTTGGAGATTCGAGACGAACGGTTTGACCTGGAAGGGGACATTGAAAAGGTATCCACAGCCTCGGGAACCTTTAACGAACTGACGGATAAAATGCGGGAATATGTGGAAGGAAAAGACATTGCCCCCCTATGGTGGGATGTGTATAGCTTCTATTTGGGGAAAGAGGACTGGCAGCAGCGAAGAGAGGCCATGATTCAGGGACTTTTTTATCAAAATCAAAAGGAGAGCATTGATCCGGCCTTGGCCAGGGAGCTCTATGAAACCCCGGTACGAGCCAGTGCATCAAGATTTGAGAAGTTTCATAACTGTCCCTTCGCTCATTTTGTCAGCTACGGCCTCCGTCCCAGGGAACGGAAAAAATATGAAGTGCAGACCGTGGATATGGGGGACCTTTTCCATCAATCCATTGATTCCTTTGCCAAGCGCTCCGAGGAGCAGAAACTGGACTGGAAAACCATGGATCCCCGACAGGGGGAGGCCTTAGTGGAGGCGGTAATCGATGAACTGGCGCCGAGCTTTGGCAACGGGGTGCTGACCAGCAGTTACCGTTATCAATACCTGACCCGGCGGCTGAAGCGGATCAGTAAAAAAACCGTAAAAACCCTGATTGAGCAGGTGCAGCAAGGGGATTTCGAACCCTATAAACATGAATTCGCGTTTGGGGAGGGGATGGTGGATAAGCTGCCCTTTGTCATTGAACTTTCCGGCGGGGAGAAAATTTACCTGGAAGGGCGGATTGACCGTTTGGACCGCCTGGTAGAGGATGGGGAGAGTTTTATAAAAGTAATGGACTACAAGTCCGGTTATGCGGAGTTTGATTTGAACGCATTGTATCACGGCCTGAAAATTCAGCTACTTTTGTATCTGGATGCGGCCCTGTCCTATGAAAGCTTAGGGGAAGGAAAACCCCTTCGTCCCGCCGGGGTATTCTACTTTAAAATAGAGGATCCCATGGTCAAGGATCCCGGTGCCGAAGATCCTTCGGAGGCGGAGCGGGAAGCCTATGAAAAAGCCGTGGAAAAGGAAATCAATAAACAGTTGAAAATGAAAGGATTGGCCCTGAAGGATGTGGAGGTGCTGAAGAAGATGGATAAGAACCTGGAGGCGGGCTCCGAGGTGCTACCCGTGGGGATCAAAAAGGACGGGGACTTTAAAAAGGCCTCTTCCGTTGCCTCGGAGGAAGAATTTCAAGGGATGATCCAATATGTCCGCAGCCTCCTGAGAGAATCCGGGGAAGATATCCTTCGGGGAAAGACCCGGGTGTCCCCCTGCAAGGTGGGCGACCGTACCCCCTGTGATTACTGTGAATATGGAGGGATCTGTCAGTTTGATCTGCAGCTGAAGGACAATCAGTTCCGGCACTTAAAGGACCGGAAACCGGAGGAAGTTCTGGGGGAAATTATGAAAAAAACCGGCATTCCTTCCGAGGATCAATCTACGGATCCGGGGGAAAAGAGCCGGAAAATAAAAGGAAAGGAGGGGAAGCATCATGCCTAA
- a CDS encoding LiaI-LiaF-like domain-containing protein — MKASKGRIFVGIVLLFLGIFMLLNHLQFIELRFALVWPLFLLIPGLIFEFSYFFSRRKNNSLLVPGGILTVYGLVFFLEAYYGWAFLSPVWPYLLLGVAFGLFQLYVFGYQDRSLLLPTFLLTVLGLSNILQSYYAFDFQLAVPVILILAGLFLIIKKR; from the coding sequence ATGAAAGCATCGAAGGGACGAATATTTGTCGGTATTGTACTATTATTTTTAGGAATCTTTATGTTATTAAACCATTTACAGTTCATCGAATTACGATTTGCCCTGGTTTGGCCCCTGTTTTTATTAATCCCGGGACTGATTTTTGAGTTCAGCTATTTTTTCAGTCGCCGGAAAAATAATTCCCTGTTGGTACCGGGAGGCATCCTGACGGTTTACGGCTTGGTGTTTTTCCTGGAGGCCTACTACGGATGGGCTTTCCTATCGCCGGTATGGCCCTATTTATTATTGGGGGTGGCCTTCGGTCTGTTTCAGCTTTATGTCTTCGGTTATCAGGATCGGTCCTTATTACTTCCCACCTTTCTACTCACCGTATTGGGGCTTTCCAACATTCTTCAAAGTTATTATGCCTTTGATTTTCAATTGGCGGTACCGGTTATATTGATCCTGGCCGGGCTTTTTCTGATCATCAAGAAACGGTAA